Proteins encoded within one genomic window of Nitrospinota bacterium:
- a CDS encoding 3-oxoacyl-ACP synthase III encodes IASSGIPKEKITVVIHASVCRDFLEPATANLVHHRLGLPDGATVFDISNACLGVLNGMITIGNMIEMGQADAGIVVSGEMGETLVNGTIDTLNKDTSLTRKSVKPAFASLTIGSAGAAILLARSDMVKDGRRLLGGVTRSATKYSELCRSNSGDTGVDSASTLLMNTDSEELMQAGCALAGETFPLFKRAIGWNNDDIDRVFTHQVGSAHRKLMYESIGLDEKKDFSTLEFMGNTGSAALPSAFAIGIERGAVKKGDKIALLGIGSGLNTVMLGVEW; translated from the coding sequence CCATCGCCTCTTCCGGCATACCAAAGGAGAAGATCACCGTTGTGATACACGCATCGGTCTGCCGCGACTTCCTGGAGCCGGCAACCGCGAACCTTGTGCACCATCGCCTCGGCCTCCCTGACGGCGCAACGGTATTCGACATCTCCAACGCCTGCCTTGGCGTACTGAACGGGATGATAACGATCGGCAACATGATAGAGATGGGACAGGCGGACGCCGGTATCGTCGTCTCCGGCGAAATGGGGGAGACGCTCGTAAACGGCACCATTGATACTCTCAACAAAGATACATCACTCACAAGGAAAAGCGTAAAGCCCGCTTTCGCCTCCCTTACCATCGGCTCCGCCGGCGCGGCAATCCTCCTTGCGCGGAGCGATATGGTTAAGGATGGGCGCCGTCTCCTGGGAGGGGTGACAAGGAGCGCGACGAAATACAGCGAGCTTTGCAGAAGCAACAGCGGAGACACCGGGGTTGATTCCGCCTCTACCCTCCTTATGAATACCGATTCGGAAGAGCTTATGCAGGCCGGTTGCGCGCTTGCCGGGGAGACCTTTCCCCTCTTCAAAAGAGCGATTGGATGGAACAACGATGATATTGACCGGGTCTTTACCCACCAGGTCGGCTCAGCTCACAGGAAACTCATGTACGAAAGCATTGGGCTGGATGAAAAGAAAGATTTTTCAACGCTCGAGTTCATGGGGAACACCGGTTCCGCCGCCCTCCCTTCGGCTTTTGCCATCGGCATTGAACGCGGCGCGGTAAAGAAGGGGGACAAGATAGCCCTTCTCGGCATCGGGTCCGGCCTCAATACCGTCATGCTCGGCGTGGAATGGTAA
- a CDS encoding alpha/beta fold hydrolase: MINLESIKGEYPFQPHTFDIDGLSMNYIDEGSGEPIVMLHGNPTWSFYYRKLVAPLGGRCRVVVPDHIGCGLSSKPQRYRYTLETHIDNLTRLIDHLGLKEITLAVHDWGGAIGIGYAVRHPENVKRIVVFNTAAFLSPNIPPSINLCRTPILGEFVMRGLNGFLGAGVHLRFGMAKPERFTAEVKEGYLAPYRTWHDRVAIARFVQDIPMSMDHPTYNLLLSIQESLGLLKDKPMRIIWGMNDFCFTEKFLESWMKYFPEADVHRMEDAGHWVVEDSYEKIIPLLESFMEGGR, translated from the coding sequence ATGATCAACCTGGAATCAATAAAAGGGGAATATCCTTTTCAGCCCCACACTTTCGATATCGACGGCCTTTCGATGAACTACATCGATGAAGGCTCCGGCGAACCGATAGTCATGCTTCATGGAAATCCCACTTGGTCGTTCTATTACCGCAAACTCGTCGCGCCTCTTGGAGGGAGATGCAGGGTTGTCGTCCCGGACCACATCGGATGCGGCCTCTCTTCAAAACCTCAGAGGTACAGATATACACTCGAAACCCATATAGACAACCTCACCCGCCTAATAGACCACCTGGGGCTAAAAGAGATAACGCTGGCGGTTCATGACTGGGGGGGCGCTATCGGTATCGGATACGCCGTCAGGCACCCGGAGAATGTAAAAAGGATAGTGGTATTCAATACCGCCGCGTTTCTCTCACCGAACATTCCCCCTTCCATAAACCTCTGCCGCACGCCTATTCTTGGCGAATTCGTTATGAGAGGGTTGAACGGTTTCCTCGGAGCGGGCGTTCACCTCAGGTTCGGGATGGCGAAGCCGGAACGCTTTACAGCTGAGGTCAAGGAGGGTTATCTCGCTCCATACCGCACTTGGCACGACCGCGTGGCAATTGCCAGGTTTGTCCAGGATATCCCGATGTCGATGGATCACCCCACATACAATCTCCTCCTCTCCATCCAGGAGAGCCTGGGGCTCCTTAAAGACAAGCCGATGCGGATAATCTGGGGGATGAACGACTTCTGCTTTACTGAAAAATTCCTCGAAAGCTGGATGAAATATTTTCCAGAGGCCGACGTTCACCGGATGGAAG